From Fulvivirga lutea:
CATCTGAAAATGATTTAAAGAAATGAAAGAACATTTCTGTGGGCATCTTGCCAATCATTTCACGGTTGAATTCTGCATCCCATTCAATCCAATTTCTTCCGCCAAAGTCAATGGCAACTTGCGCAAGACAATCATCCATTGGTAATAGAAAACCGTATCTGTTAATACCTCTTTTGTCACTTAAAGCCTTTTGAAAAGCTTCACCTAAGGCTATAGCTGTATCTTCGATCGTATGGTGCTCATCCACTTCTAAATCGCCTTTTACTTTTATAACTATATCAAGATTTCCATGTTTAGAAATCTGTTCCAGCATATGATCAAAAAAAGCAAGACCTGTACTAATATTACTCTGCCCTGAGCCGTCTAAGTTTAAAGAAATTTCAATGTCGGTCTCCCTGGTTTTACGACTAATACTGGATCTTCTTTCAGTAAGTAAGTCATAAATATCTTTCCAGTTCTCGGTGCTTAAAACACAGCTTGATTGAAGCTTTCCGAGAGGCTTATTTGAACCTCCGATGAGTATACCTTTTGCACCCAAATTCTTGGCAAGTTCAATGTCAGTTACCCTATCTCCAATAACATAAGAATTAGCTAGGTCGTAGTCACCATTCATGTACTTTTTGAGTAAACCTGTTTTGGGTTTGCGAGTAGGAGAGTTGTCTGAAGGGAATGATTTATCAATAAGAATTTCATCAAACTTGACACCTTCATTTTCAAATGCCTTAATCATTTTATTGTGTGCAGGCCAGAATGTTTCTTCCGGAAATGATGAGGTTCCTAGTCCATCTTGGTTGGTAACTATTACCAGTTCATAGTCCAGATTATTGGCTACCATTCCTAGCCACTTAAATACACCAGGATAAAATTCCAGCTTATCTAAACTATCAATTTGTTCGTCTTCAGGCTCTAAAATAAGCGTTCCGTCACGATCTATGAATAATACTTTTTTCATAATGTTTCTAAGGTTTTGAGTACTTTTTCATTCTCTTCTTGTGTTCCGATAGTAATGCGCAAACAGCCATTACAGTTTAAAGCTGTAGATCGGTCACGAACAATTAAACCATTGATTTTTAATTGGTTATATGCTTCTTGATGATTTTTAAATTTCACCAGTAAAAAATTGGTTTCCGACTGATAGATTTTGTCTATCACTGCCAATTTCTGAAGTTTTTGAATCATTGATTTTCTATTTTCTATGAGTTCTTTTACTTCTTTGTTAAGTATGTCTTTTTTCCTGTCGATGAGTTTACAGGCTTGTTTTTGAGTAGTGGATGAAAGGTTGTATGGCGCCTTAACTTTGTTGAAGAGTTGTATGATTTCTGGGTTTGAGAATGCAACTCCTAAACGTAAACCTGCAAGCCCCCAAGCCTTTGAAAATGTCTGTAGTACAATTAAATTGTTATCATCTTTAATTCGATTTATAAGAGA
This genomic window contains:
- the hisB gene encoding bifunctional histidinol-phosphatase/imidazoleglycerol-phosphate dehydratase HisB, yielding MKKVLFIDRDGTLILEPEDEQIDSLDKLEFYPGVFKWLGMVANNLDYELVIVTNQDGLGTSSFPEETFWPAHNKMIKAFENEGVKFDEILIDKSFPSDNSPTRKPKTGLLKKYMNGDYDLANSYVIGDRVTDIELAKNLGAKGILIGGSNKPLGKLQSSCVLSTENWKDIYDLLTERRSSISRKTRETDIEISLNLDGSGQSNISTGLAFFDHMLEQISKHGNLDIVIKVKGDLEVDEHHTIEDTAIALGEAFQKALSDKRGINRYGFLLPMDDCLAQVAIDFGGRNWIEWDAEFNREMIGKMPTEMFFHFFKSFSDAAKCNLNIKAEGTNEHHKIEAIFKAFARAIRMAVKREVGNNELPSTKGIL